One window of Saccharopolyspora phatthalungensis genomic DNA carries:
- a CDS encoding XRE family transcriptional regulator: protein MLIKRTPVAGVEMSEDYDYERQAAQRLAEKINKLFEAVHPPDRGPYSNNEVEDHLMKTKDQGPTISANYLRYLRRAERMNPGAQQLRAIARFFDVDPGYLLTEDEKTQQMHEQLHKLALLRNATVHGIATRAASLDPATQKWLLQMVDTMPSREEGTRGDDNSGR from the coding sequence ATGCTGATCAAACGCACACCAGTGGCGGGGGTGGAGATGAGTGAGGACTACGACTACGAGCGGCAGGCCGCGCAGCGGCTTGCCGAGAAGATCAATAAATTGTTCGAGGCGGTGCATCCGCCGGACCGGGGCCCCTACAGCAACAACGAGGTCGAGGACCACCTCATGAAGACCAAGGACCAGGGGCCCACGATCTCGGCGAACTACCTGCGCTACCTCCGGCGCGCGGAGCGCATGAACCCCGGCGCCCAGCAGTTGCGCGCCATCGCCCGCTTCTTCGACGTGGATCCCGGTTACTTGTTGACCGAGGACGAGAAGACCCAGCAGATGCACGAGCAGCTGCACAAACTGGCGTTGCTGCGCAACGCCACGGTGCACGGGATCGCCACCAGAGCGGCCTCCCTGGATCCCGCCACCCAAAAGTGGCTATTGCAGATGGTTGACACGATGCCCTCCCGCGAGGAGGGAACTCGCGGGGACGACAACAGCGGCCGATAG
- a CDS encoding MAB_1171c family putative transporter, which yields MEPGGILRVGLIAALLAAWLLYRWYRRSVTAGTWALVLVVGANLVSSIIRRGAKPGGPWESIDPRLIVLFTNIMIVVSLIGLVLFRLYIEGYTDPAAIRRRLRRPLAVAAVATAVFCACTAWAYAIGDPMEMYNTPDISAPAGIFALTGRLYMTWVFGETGIWAIRWLRHTTLITKIGLVLVAAGSLILALSTAIDSAAALISLLGFRVPDTHGYVAASDTLGAIGLVAGILLPVLLGRIQALVVWMRAWWLHRQLAPLWHAVQALYPELVLNVPAQRGIGSADMRSFRARRRLTECADGLARLAGAPPQTGLATELAALSREYYPAIVADQRPEDTETLTSVMTNDARQLVRLSRAVARQLDVPTDPQKGNQG from the coding sequence ATGGAACCAGGCGGAATCCTGCGGGTCGGGCTGATCGCGGCCCTGCTCGCTGCGTGGCTGCTCTACCGCTGGTACCGACGCTCGGTGACCGCGGGAACATGGGCGTTGGTACTGGTCGTCGGCGCGAACCTCGTTTCCAGCATCATCCGGCGCGGCGCCAAACCAGGCGGACCGTGGGAGAGCATCGATCCGCGGCTGATCGTGCTGTTCACCAACATCATGATCGTGGTTAGCCTCATCGGGTTGGTCCTGTTCCGCCTCTACATCGAGGGCTATACGGATCCAGCCGCCATCCGACGCCGCCTTCGGCGTCCCCTCGCCGTCGCAGCCGTGGCCACGGCAGTGTTCTGTGCGTGTACGGCGTGGGCATATGCCATCGGCGACCCGATGGAGATGTACAACACGCCCGACATCAGCGCGCCAGCCGGGATCTTCGCTTTGACGGGCCGGTTGTACATGACCTGGGTGTTCGGTGAGACCGGCATCTGGGCAATCCGCTGGCTGCGCCACACCACCCTGATCACCAAGATCGGACTGGTCCTCGTCGCCGCGGGATCGCTGATCCTCGCGCTCAGTACCGCCATCGACTCAGCCGCCGCGTTGATATCCTTGCTGGGTTTCCGCGTGCCGGACACGCACGGCTACGTCGCAGCCTCCGACACGCTCGGCGCTATCGGCCTAGTGGCGGGCATCTTGCTGCCCGTCCTGCTGGGCCGAATCCAGGCGCTCGTGGTGTGGATGCGCGCCTGGTGGCTCCACCGGCAACTAGCACCCTTGTGGCACGCCGTGCAAGCGTTGTACCCCGAGCTGGTACTCAACGTTCCAGCGCAGCGCGGCATCGGGTCCGCGGACATGCGGAGCTTCCGGGCACGCCGTCGCCTTACCGAATGCGCCGACGGACTAGCCCGCCTAGCAGGCGCGCCCCCACAGACCGGGCTAGCAACCGAACTCGCCGCCCTCAGCCGCGAGTACTACCCGGCGATAGTCGCCGACCAGCGCCCCGAGGACACCGAAACCCTCACCTCCGTGATGACTAACGACGCACGCCAGTTGGTCCGGCTGTCCCGAGCCGTGGCTCGCCAGCTCGACGTACCCACCGACCCGCAGAAAGGGAACCAAGGATGA
- a CDS encoding amidohydrolase family protein — MTDTLLTADRVLPGPAGQAIVDGGVLVRDGAIAAVGPTDELLQHADAEVRRFPSGTILPGLVDGHVHLVLDAGADQQDIIRRFRERDDELLLEDMHTRAAAAQRAGITTLRDVGDSRGLVARLRDADATTRRLPRLLTAGAPLTIPGGDASFFGGAVDRGDLRSAVTERAEAGVDFISLMASGGHLSPDDAPAPYESQFSHEEIETIVAAAHDVGLPVTAHAHGTQAIVDSVSAGVDVIEHATFTTGPHEVNYDEKCVREMAERGIAVCITASLNWRRIVAQMGADRAHALFYGKLSWLYEAGVPQVPGSRAGTANSQSNDLVSALEAYEWAGVPREIVLDYATAGAARALGLAATTGTLAPDLAADILVVEGDPREDLGALRRVQAVMQDGQWR, encoded by the coding sequence ATGACCGACACCCTTCTTACCGCCGACCGGGTTCTGCCAGGCCCCGCTGGGCAGGCCATCGTTGACGGAGGCGTGCTCGTGCGCGACGGCGCCATCGCCGCGGTCGGGCCCACCGACGAACTTCTTCAGCACGCCGATGCCGAGGTTCGACGGTTCCCCAGCGGAACGATCCTGCCCGGACTCGTCGACGGCCACGTGCACCTGGTCCTCGACGCCGGAGCCGACCAACAAGACATCATCCGCCGATTCCGCGAACGCGACGACGAGCTGCTGCTGGAAGACATGCACACCCGCGCCGCCGCCGCCCAACGAGCCGGGATCACCACACTGCGCGACGTCGGCGACAGCCGCGGCCTGGTCGCCCGACTCCGCGACGCCGACGCCACGACCCGCCGCCTGCCGCGACTGCTGACGGCCGGTGCTCCCCTCACCATCCCCGGCGGCGACGCGAGCTTCTTCGGCGGTGCCGTCGACCGCGGTGACCTGCGAAGCGCGGTCACCGAGCGCGCCGAGGCCGGCGTCGACTTCATCAGCCTGATGGCCTCCGGAGGCCACCTCAGCCCGGACGATGCTCCTGCCCCCTACGAGTCGCAGTTCAGCCACGAGGAGATCGAGACCATCGTCGCCGCGGCCCACGACGTGGGCCTCCCGGTGACCGCCCACGCCCACGGAACGCAGGCGATCGTGGACTCCGTCTCTGCCGGCGTCGACGTGATCGAACACGCAACCTTCACCACCGGTCCCCACGAGGTCAACTATGACGAGAAGTGCGTCCGGGAGATGGCTGAGCGCGGCATCGCTGTGTGCATCACCGCCAGTCTGAACTGGCGGCGCATCGTCGCCCAGATGGGCGCTGACCGCGCTCACGCGCTGTTCTACGGCAAGCTGAGCTGGCTCTACGAGGCCGGGGTCCCGCAGGTTCCCGGAAGCCGCGCAGGGACCGCCAACTCCCAGAGCAACGACCTCGTCTCCGCACTGGAGGCATACGAGTGGGCAGGAGTACCGCGCGAGATCGTTCTCGACTACGCCACCGCCGGCGCCGCCCGCGCACTGGGACTCGCCGCCACTACCGGAACGCTCGCCCCGGACCTGGCCGCCGACATTCTCGTCGTCGAAGGCGACCCACGCGAAGATCTGGGCGCACTGCGTCGAGTGCAGGCCGTCATGCAGGACGGCCAGTGGCGGTAA
- a CDS encoding DUF397 domain-containing protein — protein MGNKVPDHSGARWFKSSYSAGNAQCVEAAFVPGHRLVRDSKLGESSPLLEFSVRSWQALILEIKSGKLDLG, from the coding sequence ATGGGAAACAAGGTGCCCGATCACTCGGGCGCACGGTGGTTCAAGAGCAGCTACAGCGCAGGCAACGCGCAGTGCGTCGAGGCGGCCTTCGTGCCTGGTCACAGGCTGGTGCGCGACAGCAAGCTGGGTGAGAGCAGCCCGTTGCTGGAGTTCAGCGTCCGCAGCTGGCAGGCGCTTATCTTAGAGATTAAATCCGGGAAGCTCGACCTGGGTTAG
- a CDS encoding helix-turn-helix domain-containing protein has protein sequence MATTPTVRRLLLSNELKRLREEAEVETDQAAKHLGCRVSKISRIELAQNNIQAGDVKLLTELYGATPEHTEILLNLARGQNQRGRWAGHRAVYPEWFRMFVDLERDAASMRSAEVEIIPGLLQTESYIRALHDDGQPIGPDDDVESSVKARKERQAIFTRDDPPEVSFILSESCLRRLVGDTDVMREQLRYLADVARLHNVQIQVLPFNAKTYAGRIVYRFTMLNIPAPGITAPLEFVYVEAHDDARYLDDKAAVSSYASLWGRLQAAALGPVESRDFISEAAEQLG, from the coding sequence ATGGCAACGACCCCAACCGTGCGCCGGTTGCTCCTATCCAACGAGCTCAAGCGCCTGCGCGAAGAAGCGGAAGTGGAGACGGACCAGGCGGCGAAGCACCTCGGCTGCAGGGTCAGCAAGATCAGTCGAATCGAACTGGCTCAGAACAACATCCAGGCCGGTGACGTCAAGCTGCTCACCGAGCTCTACGGCGCGACGCCGGAGCACACCGAGATCCTGCTCAACCTCGCGCGCGGGCAGAACCAACGTGGCCGGTGGGCTGGCCACCGCGCCGTCTACCCCGAATGGTTCCGGATGTTCGTGGATCTGGAACGCGACGCCGCGAGCATGCGGTCGGCTGAAGTCGAGATCATTCCAGGGTTGCTCCAGACGGAGAGCTACATCCGCGCACTACACGATGATGGGCAGCCAATCGGACCGGACGACGACGTGGAAAGCAGCGTCAAAGCTCGCAAGGAGCGGCAAGCAATCTTCACCAGGGACGATCCGCCCGAGGTGTCGTTCATCCTGTCCGAGTCCTGCCTGCGTCGCCTCGTCGGCGACACCGACGTGATGCGCGAGCAACTGCGCTACCTCGCCGACGTTGCACGCTTGCACAACGTGCAAATCCAGGTCCTGCCCTTCAACGCCAAGACCTATGCCGGAAGGATCGTCTACCGCTTCACCATGCTGAACATCCCGGCACCAGGCATCACTGCCCCGTTGGAGTTCGTCTACGTCGAGGCGCACGATGACGCTCGCTACCTCGACGACAAGGCCGCCGTGTCCTCCTACGCTAGCTTGTGGGGTCGGCTGCAGGCCGCCGCGCTGGGTCCGGTGGAGTCTCGCGACTTCATTTCGGAAGCGGCGGAGCAGCTGGGGTAG
- a CDS encoding response regulator: MITVVLVDDHEVVRVGLAELLNAEYDLKMIGQASSVSEALARIPALRPDVVVLDVRLPDGNGVELCRELRARLPELHCLILTSFADEQAMLDAILAGAAGYVVKNIKGMELVPAVRAVGSGKPLLGDRATAALVDELRAKLDSSAAFPGLTRQERILLGHIREGLTNRQIAERMFLAEKTVKNYVSRLLAKLGVERRTQAAVLAAQARSRSGQRRE; encoded by the coding sequence GTGATCACGGTGGTCCTGGTGGACGACCACGAGGTCGTACGCGTCGGACTGGCCGAGCTGCTGAATGCGGAGTACGACCTGAAGATGATCGGGCAGGCGTCTTCGGTGAGTGAGGCGTTGGCGCGCATTCCCGCGCTGCGTCCGGACGTCGTGGTGTTGGATGTGCGGCTGCCGGATGGCAACGGCGTGGAGTTGTGCCGGGAGTTGCGGGCCAGACTGCCGGAGTTGCATTGCCTGATTTTGACGTCGTTCGCCGATGAGCAGGCCATGCTGGACGCGATTCTGGCCGGGGCCGCAGGGTACGTGGTCAAGAACATTAAGGGCATGGAGTTGGTGCCGGCGGTGCGTGCGGTGGGGTCGGGCAAGCCCTTGCTGGGTGATCGGGCCACGGCCGCGTTGGTGGATGAGCTGCGCGCCAAGCTCGACAGCTCAGCGGCGTTCCCGGGGCTGACCAGGCAGGAGCGCATCCTGTTAGGGCACATCCGGGAGGGCCTGACCAACCGGCAGATAGCCGAGCGGATGTTCTTGGCGGAGAAGACGGTCAAGAACTACGTGTCGCGGCTGTTGGCCAAGCTCGGAGTGGAGCGCCGAACGCAGGCCGCGGTCCTGGCCGCGCAGGCGCGTTCCCGCTCTGGCCAGCGCCGTGAGTGA
- a CDS encoding Acg family FMN-binding oxidoreductase, translated as MNPHILPIGSLTADQVRKALLAAIAAPSLCNSQPWRFHCTPSVIELHADRSRTIHAADPEHRELVLACGAALLNLRLTIRVTGVHPDVRILPDRTQPDLLATVRPAGPRPATPLDHALVAAIPRRHTNRRPFLPSPVPTPLRSQLRQAAEAERGWLAFLDQPRLAVLQNLVHRAHQAQLADEAFVAEWRQWIGRDGDTRDGVPARTSGPRPEPQDEWVLRDYSAGQAARRVAGKDFEPEPLICVLGSFQDSPAAQLQAGLAMQRVLLTATGGGLSSSFLSQVVEVPTARADLRALLGGGLWPQAVLRIGYGSPVPATPRRPLEDVVTCEPTPAHASHGHG; from the coding sequence ATGAATCCGCACATCTTGCCCATCGGGAGCTTGACGGCGGATCAGGTCCGAAAGGCCCTGCTCGCGGCGATCGCCGCGCCGTCGCTGTGCAACAGCCAGCCCTGGCGGTTCCACTGCACCCCCAGCGTCATCGAACTGCACGCGGACCGCTCACGCACGATCCACGCGGCCGACCCCGAACACCGGGAGCTCGTGCTCGCCTGCGGGGCCGCCCTGCTCAACCTGCGCCTGACGATCCGAGTGACTGGGGTGCACCCGGACGTTCGCATCCTTCCGGACCGCACTCAGCCGGATCTGCTCGCGACCGTGCGGCCCGCGGGACCACGCCCGGCCACGCCCCTCGACCATGCGCTGGTGGCGGCGATCCCGCGGCGGCACACCAACCGCCGCCCCTTCCTGCCGAGCCCGGTCCCGACGCCGCTGCGAAGTCAGCTGCGGCAGGCCGCCGAAGCTGAGCGCGGGTGGCTGGCCTTCCTGGACCAGCCGCGCTTGGCCGTGTTGCAGAACCTGGTGCACCGGGCGCATCAAGCGCAGCTGGCCGACGAAGCCTTCGTGGCGGAATGGCGGCAGTGGATCGGGCGCGACGGCGATACCCGCGACGGGGTGCCCGCCCGTACCAGCGGCCCGCGACCCGAGCCGCAGGATGAATGGGTGCTCCGCGATTACAGCGCGGGGCAGGCAGCTCGCCGTGTGGCTGGGAAGGATTTCGAGCCCGAGCCGTTGATCTGCGTCCTCGGATCATTCCAGGACTCGCCGGCGGCTCAGCTGCAAGCCGGGCTTGCGATGCAACGCGTGCTGCTCACCGCGACCGGTGGCGGGCTGTCGTCCTCGTTCCTGTCCCAGGTCGTAGAGGTCCCCACGGCTCGGGCAGACTTGCGTGCCCTGCTCGGCGGCGGGCTGTGGCCGCAAGCCGTGCTGCGCATCGGCTACGGATCACCGGTCCCGGCCACCCCGCGGCGGCCTCTTGAAGATGTGGTCACCTGCGAACCCACACCTGCCCACGCCAGCCACGGGCATGGCTAG
- a CDS encoding sensor histidine kinase, whose translation MSRADLPSPRDGSISSAGEMDALLEAVLAVSSELELDAALRQIVRSAMRLVDARYGAIGVLGADGTLNKFVFDGIDEATRRKIGPLPTGRGVLGVVIEENKPLRLDDVADHPASVGFPPHHPPMRSFLGVPIRARHETFGRLYLTEKLGGGSFTEDDEAVVQALAAAAGTAVDNARLFDEVRRRERWLDASGEITAELLGGTDPLDALHLIAERALELTAADYAVLLVPEEAEEDPAEISELTIAVCAGGGIDTLVGRKIPVTGSTSGQVFRERVPRNVACLADDPIGGLDARFGPALAVPMRAGEVISGVLLVVRDSGDAVFDERELQVVSSFADQAALALQRAEALAARRERDVLADRDRIARDLHDHVIQRLFSIGMAMQSTHRRVKSPTVADRLAEHIDQLHEVIQDVRAAIFDLHTSTAGSTRFRARVQEIINDLVGDSPMRITVRMSGPLDVLPPTLAEHAEAVVREAVSNTVRHAHASDLSVTVSLDGDLVVDVTDNGIGIPETVTRSGLRNLAERATQFGGHSVVEPLESGGTRLLWTAPVR comes from the coding sequence GTGAGCAGGGCAGACTTGCCAAGTCCCCGGGATGGCTCGATCTCATCGGCGGGGGAGATGGACGCTCTGCTGGAGGCGGTGCTGGCGGTCTCCTCGGAGCTGGAGCTGGATGCCGCGCTGCGGCAGATCGTGCGCTCGGCCATGAGACTGGTCGATGCCCGTTACGGCGCGATCGGGGTGCTCGGCGCAGACGGGACGTTGAACAAGTTCGTGTTCGACGGCATCGATGAGGCCACCCGGCGGAAGATCGGGCCGTTGCCTACCGGGCGGGGAGTGCTGGGGGTGGTCATCGAGGAGAACAAGCCGCTACGCCTCGACGACGTCGCAGACCACCCCGCGTCGGTGGGGTTCCCGCCTCATCACCCTCCGATGCGCAGTTTCCTCGGGGTGCCGATCCGGGCGCGGCACGAGACGTTCGGGCGGCTCTACCTGACCGAGAAGCTCGGCGGCGGGAGCTTCACCGAGGACGACGAGGCCGTGGTGCAGGCACTGGCGGCCGCGGCGGGGACGGCGGTGGACAACGCGCGCCTGTTCGACGAGGTGCGCCGCCGAGAACGGTGGCTGGATGCCAGCGGTGAGATCACCGCGGAACTACTCGGGGGCACGGACCCGCTGGACGCCTTGCACTTGATCGCCGAGCGCGCGTTGGAGTTGACCGCGGCTGATTACGCGGTCCTACTGGTGCCCGAGGAAGCGGAGGAGGATCCCGCGGAGATCAGCGAGCTCACCATCGCCGTGTGCGCCGGAGGCGGCATCGACACCCTTGTGGGCCGGAAGATCCCGGTAACCGGGTCCACCTCCGGCCAGGTATTTCGCGAACGGGTACCGCGCAACGTTGCCTGCCTGGCGGACGACCCCATCGGCGGCCTTGACGCCAGGTTCGGTCCGGCGCTGGCGGTGCCGATGCGCGCCGGTGAGGTGATCTCCGGGGTGTTGCTGGTGGTGCGCGACAGCGGTGATGCGGTGTTCGATGAGCGCGAGCTTCAGGTGGTGTCGTCGTTCGCCGATCAAGCCGCGCTGGCGTTGCAGCGGGCCGAAGCGCTGGCGGCGCGCCGGGAGCGCGACGTGCTGGCCGACCGCGATCGGATCGCCCGGGATCTGCACGACCATGTCATCCAGCGGCTGTTCTCGATCGGCATGGCCATGCAGAGCACCCACCGCCGCGTGAAGTCCCCCACGGTGGCTGACCGGTTGGCCGAGCACATCGACCAGTTGCACGAGGTCATCCAGGACGTTCGGGCAGCCATCTTCGACCTGCACACCAGTACCGCGGGGTCGACCCGGTTCCGGGCACGGGTCCAGGAGATCATCAACGACTTGGTCGGCGATTCCCCGATGCGCATCACCGTGCGGATGTCGGGTCCCTTGGACGTCCTGCCCCCGACGTTGGCCGAGCACGCCGAGGCGGTCGTTCGAGAGGCGGTGAGCAACACCGTCCGCCACGCCCATGCATCCGACTTGTCAGTCACGGTCTCGTTGGACGGGGATCTGGTCGTCGACGTGACCGACAACGGCATTGGTATCCCGGAGACCGTCACGCGCAGCGGTCTGCGCAACCTTGCCGAACGCGCCACGCAATTCGGCGGGCACAGCGTGGTGGAGCCACTTGAGAGCGGCGGGACTCGACTGCTGTGGACCGCGCCCGTCCGCTGA
- a CDS encoding universal stress protein, with protein sequence MATKTEMPVLVGVDGSEQSLAAASWAAEEADFRNAPLRLVIVGDDPSRDGEVWETLSDAAEQCRNERPRVEVFEEIRHGRPIEELIWSSAEAQLVVVGSRGLGRVAEAVLGSVSTAVAMHARCPVAVIRDRRTSFAVGPVVVGVDDSAPSQVALQTAFDAAAARRTDLVALHVWRPVLAEYSWIEAPSGAAWFSLDDAQRELAAQLGRWRASYPNVEVHEEARFGHPVEELTAAASHAQLLVVGHRGRGGFERLLLGSVAYGVLHHAECPVIIVRASHTP encoded by the coding sequence ATGGCAACGAAGACCGAGATGCCGGTGCTGGTGGGGGTGGACGGCTCGGAGCAGTCGTTGGCTGCTGCGTCGTGGGCGGCGGAGGAAGCCGACTTCCGGAATGCCCCGCTGCGCCTGGTCATCGTCGGTGACGATCCGAGCCGGGACGGCGAGGTGTGGGAAACCCTCTCGGACGCGGCAGAGCAGTGCCGCAACGAGCGTCCTCGGGTGGAGGTCTTCGAGGAGATAAGGCATGGGCGTCCGATCGAAGAGCTGATCTGGTCGTCCGCGGAGGCGCAGCTGGTCGTGGTCGGATCGCGCGGCCTCGGCCGTGTCGCGGAGGCGGTGCTCGGCTCGGTGAGCACGGCGGTGGCTATGCATGCTCGCTGCCCGGTCGCCGTTATCCGGGACCGCCGCACCAGCTTTGCTGTCGGTCCCGTTGTGGTCGGAGTGGACGACTCTGCGCCCAGTCAGGTAGCACTACAAACGGCCTTTGACGCGGCCGCCGCGCGGCGGACGGACCTGGTCGCGCTGCACGTCTGGCGGCCGGTCCTTGCCGAGTACTCCTGGATCGAGGCTCCGTCGGGCGCAGCCTGGTTCAGTTTGGACGATGCGCAGCGGGAGTTGGCCGCGCAGCTGGGACGGTGGCGTGCGAGCTACCCGAATGTCGAGGTCCACGAGGAGGCGCGTTTCGGGCACCCTGTCGAAGAACTGACAGCGGCGGCCTCGCATGCTCAGTTGCTCGTCGTCGGACACCGCGGGCGGGGAGGGTTCGAGCGCCTGCTGCTGGGCTCGGTGGCCTACGGCGTACTGCACCATGCCGAGTGCCCGGTGATCATCGTCCGAGCCAGCCACACGCCCTGA
- a CDS encoding APC family permease: protein MNSSAPSNVGTLARRLGTLDATVIGLGSMLGAGVFAVFGPAAAAAGSGLLVGLGIAGVIAYCNAASSAQLAAVYPTSGGTYIYGRERLGHWWGFAAGWGFVIGKTASCAAMALTFAAYAAPGYEKPAAVAAVVLLAAVNYIGITRTAALTRILMGVAVVVLALVAVLAFPAADPSRLATDPGWWPNGPLGVLQAAGLLFFAFAGYARIATLGEEVHNPALTIPRAILIALPVAAVVYAVIGLAVLLVLGPQQLATSTAPLAQALTASGHGSLTEIVRIGAAAASLGALLALIAGVGRTSLAMARHGDLPRFLAGVHPRFQVPHRAELTLAAIVIALVLTTDLRGAIGFSSFGVLVYYAIANASAFTQSAEDRRWPRTINILGITGCLILAATLPLTSVITGLAVFAIGLTGRALRQQHRTPARTDR from the coding sequence GTGAACTCTTCGGCACCGTCCAACGTGGGCACCCTGGCGCGACGGCTGGGCACTCTCGATGCCACCGTGATCGGGCTCGGCTCGATGCTCGGCGCCGGGGTGTTCGCCGTGTTCGGCCCCGCCGCCGCGGCGGCTGGCAGCGGCCTGCTTGTCGGGCTGGGGATCGCGGGCGTGATCGCCTACTGCAACGCGGCCAGCTCCGCCCAGCTTGCGGCGGTGTATCCAACCTCGGGCGGCACCTACATCTACGGCCGGGAACGCCTGGGCCACTGGTGGGGTTTCGCCGCGGGGTGGGGTTTCGTCATAGGCAAGACCGCCAGCTGCGCGGCCATGGCGCTGACCTTCGCCGCCTACGCCGCCCCCGGCTACGAGAAACCCGCTGCGGTGGCCGCAGTGGTGCTGCTGGCGGCGGTGAACTACATCGGCATCACCCGCACCGCCGCCCTGACCCGGATCCTGATGGGCGTCGCCGTGGTCGTGCTCGCCTTGGTCGCGGTCCTCGCGTTCCCGGCAGCCGACCCCAGCCGACTGGCCACCGACCCGGGATGGTGGCCGAACGGCCCACTCGGCGTGCTGCAAGCCGCCGGACTGCTGTTCTTCGCCTTCGCCGGATACGCCCGCATCGCCACCCTCGGCGAAGAAGTCCACAATCCAGCCCTCACCATCCCCCGCGCCATCCTCATCGCACTCCCGGTCGCGGCGGTGGTGTACGCGGTCATCGGGCTCGCGGTCCTGCTCGTGCTGGGCCCGCAGCAGCTGGCCACCAGCACCGCACCGCTGGCACAGGCACTCACGGCCTCGGGCCACGGTTCGCTGACCGAGATCGTCCGCATCGGCGCCGCGGCGGCCAGCCTCGGGGCTTTGCTGGCGCTGATCGCCGGCGTCGGACGCACCAGCCTGGCCATGGCCCGCCACGGCGACCTGCCCCGCTTCCTGGCCGGAGTCCACCCACGTTTCCAGGTGCCCCACCGCGCCGAACTCACCCTCGCCGCCATCGTGATCGCCCTGGTGCTCACCACCGATCTCCGCGGCGCGATTGGGTTCTCCAGCTTCGGCGTGCTGGTCTACTACGCCATCGCCAACGCCTCGGCCTTCACCCAAAGCGCCGAGGACCGCCGCTGGCCCCGCACGATCAACATCCTCGGCATCACCGGATGCCTGATTCTCGCGGCCACCCTGCCGCTGACCTCCGTGATCACCGGCCTTGCGGTATTCGCCATCGGCCTCACCGGCCGAGCCCTCCGCCAACAACACCGCACCCCCGCACGTACGGACCGCTGA
- a CDS encoding DoxX family protein, with protein sequence MTTRTFPARVRLLGSEAPKAVILIRIVVGGIFLSEGIQKFLFPVTLGPGRFAKETPLPVPEFFAYVDGIFEIGCGLLLILGLFTRLAAIPMIINMIGAEIFTKLPILLGDGIWDYLHEARTELGQLFGAVFLLIVGAGPWSLDARLATRRSPQAHTDTTGE encoded by the coding sequence ATGACCACTCGAACGTTCCCCGCGCGTGTCCGACTGCTGGGCTCCGAGGCGCCCAAGGCCGTGATCCTCATCCGGATCGTGGTGGGAGGGATCTTTCTGTCGGAAGGGATCCAGAAGTTCCTGTTTCCCGTCACGCTCGGCCCGGGCCGGTTCGCCAAGGAAACGCCGCTGCCGGTACCGGAGTTCTTCGCCTACGTCGACGGGATCTTCGAGATCGGCTGCGGGCTGCTGCTCATCCTCGGGCTGTTCACCCGGCTGGCCGCTATCCCCATGATCATCAACATGATCGGGGCCGAGATCTTCACCAAGCTCCCGATCCTGCTCGGCGACGGGATCTGGGACTACCTGCACGAGGCCCGCACCGAACTCGGCCAGCTGTTCGGCGCAGTCTTCCTGCTGATCGTCGGTGCCGGCCCCTGGTCCCTCGACGCCCGCCTAGCCACCCGACGCTCCCCACAGGCGCACACAGACACCACAGGCGAATGA
- a CDS encoding PadR family transcriptional regulator encodes MREFLRGAIRLHILHHAAEEPIHGAWMARELAEHGYEISPGTLYPTLHRLEAEGLLVSEHQLVEGRQRRVYRATEAGRQALEADKAALRELAEEVLGTGPHTGSPQSRRRRKP; translated from the coding sequence ATGCGGGAGTTCTTGCGCGGTGCAATCCGGCTGCACATCCTGCATCACGCGGCCGAGGAGCCCATCCATGGTGCGTGGATGGCCCGGGAGCTGGCCGAGCACGGCTACGAGATCAGTCCGGGCACGCTGTATCCCACGCTGCACCGGCTGGAAGCCGAGGGCTTACTGGTCTCCGAGCATCAGCTCGTCGAGGGGCGCCAGCGGCGGGTCTATCGAGCCACCGAAGCTGGCCGCCAAGCCCTGGAAGCCGACAAAGCGGCGTTGCGGGAGCTGGCCGAGGAGGTTCTCGGCACTGGTCCGCACACCGGCTCCCCGCAGTCACGCCGCAGGAGGAAGCCATGA
- a CDS encoding three-helix bundle dimerization domain-containing protein gives MSLVACTRLPISSNDIVARYRIPRSIISLDQTLERCVDALAVRFPHLHRDTIAGCLRRCYDDLSAGATVTDHLVPLAQHQAAEHLATLPHEQT, from the coding sequence ATGTCTCTCGTCGCATGCACTCGACTACCGATATCGTCCAACGACATCGTAGCTCGATATCGAATCCCGAGGTCAATCATCTCGCTCGACCAGACACTGGAACGATGCGTCGACGCCCTGGCCGTCCGATTCCCACACCTGCACCGCGACACCATCGCGGGATGCCTCCGGCGCTGCTACGACGACCTTTCAGCCGGTGCGACGGTGACCGACCACCTCGTGCCACTGGCGCAGCACCAAGCCGCAGAACACCTCGCCACCTTGCCCCACGAACAGACCTGA